GGATTAAGACGAAACAACATGGTGCAAATATACTGCGATTTTACATTCAATGCATCCAAATGTGTGTTCTTATCTATTATATGAGCATCCGCAAAGAAACCGAAATATGAGACTCTACGAGAAGCAGGAATTCGAAGACATACGCGGCAACGAATTTGAAGGCGCGACCTTCAGGCAATGCGAACTCATCGGCACCGATGCCCGCGATGCGAAATTCATCGGCTGCACATTCGAAGGTTCTACATTGAGTTCTGTGAAAGTTGATGGCGCCGTTATTCAGGCACACTTCGTCAATTCGAAGATCGAGGGCATCAATTTCTTCACAGCCAAGCGGGAGTTGCTTTTGCTCTCATTTACAAACTGTCTGATTCGATATTCTTCGTTCGCAGAGCTTAAACTCAAGAAGATCAAGATCAACGGCTGTACGCTACAATTCGTCGATTTTGCGGACGCCGATTTGACAGAAGCGAACTTTGAGAATTCAAGCTTCGAAGACTGCACGTTTCGAAATACCAACCTCACGAAGGCCGACTTCCGCACGGCACGCGGCTATTCCGTCGATCCGCGCATTAACACGATCAAGGGTGCCCACTTCGATCTGCCCGAAGTGCTGGGATTGCTCGATGCATTCGATATTGAAATCGGCTAAGACGTCATTAGGGGATGAACCACTGAAGGTTATTGATACTGCCGTTTGTCGTTGAAACAGTACGGCCGGTACGGGTATCCGTCCCGGAGAACGAGAAGGTCGCGGAAATCCGGCGAGTCACGGTATCGAATGATGTGATGTTGAGTGTCCCCATATTTCCTCGCACTTGCAGCATGACCGATGCCTGCTGATCGAACTCGACGTTCGCCGTGCCGGCGGTTGTTCCTTGTGCGAATGGAAACAAACCAACCTTGGGGTCCTTAACTTGCATCTGTAGGGTTCGGTAGACCGGAGGATTACCCTCGACAGCATCCAGCGAGAGTCCGTTCGTCTCGGTCATTGAGATGGATATTTGATCGGGATGATAGCCCTGCGCATCAACAATGGCGGAAATACTTCCTTGCCCGAATGTCCCATTACTGATCCCGACATCGTTAAAAGCACCGATAATGGTATCGATTTCCGATGGATTGAAGTTCGGCGAAGCCGTGAAGCGGAATGTCCCCGAGACCAGATTCATCACGGTATCGAACTTGGTGATCGTGAATGTCCCATCCGCGCGTGAGTTGTAGTCCTGCATTGCCGAGTCGATTGTGATCGACACTCCGTCCGGGCTGTTCCTTGGCATCACCGGATATGATTTCACGACCGCCCCGGAAATCGGGATATCAATGTTCGTTGTCACAGTTGTGGCATAGAGCGATGCGGGAGTATATTGAAGCTGAATGAACAATGAATTCCCTCCCGGCTGACCCGATATGCTCGTGTTGGAATATGTAGCGATTGCACCGTACGTCGCCGCAGAGTTGGTCCGGTAGATCGTATCATGTCCGACAATCACCCGAAAGGCTGCCGGACCCGACAGCTGATTGTTCTTTGTCGAATCCGGACTATTGTTTGTCGAACTGCCAGACGGAGAGTTGCTATTGCTGC
This genomic window from Bacteroidota bacterium contains:
- a CDS encoding pentapeptide repeat-containing protein, with amino-acid sequence MRLYEKQEFEDIRGNEFEGATFRQCELIGTDARDAKFIGCTFEGSTLSSVKVDGAVIQAHFVNSKIEGINFFTAKRELLLLSFTNCLIRYSSFAELKLKKIKINGCTLQFVDFADADLTEANFENSSFEDCTFRNTNLTKADFRTARGYSVDPRINTIKGAHFDLPEVLGLLDAFDIEIG
- a CDS encoding DUF6252 family protein, with the protein product MIAQFRFNLLVLCVAVMGCSNSNSPSGSSTNNSPDSTKNNQLSGPAAFRVIVGHDTIYRTNSAATYGAIATYSNTSISGQPGGNSLFIQLQYTPASLYATTVTTNIDIPISGAVVKSYPVMPRNSPDGVSITIDSAMQDYNSRADGTFTITKFDTVMNLVSGTFRFTASPNFNPSEIDTIIGAFNDVGISNGTFGQGSISAIVDAQGYHPDQISISMTETNGLSLDAVEGNPPVYRTLQMQVKDPKVGLFPFAQGTTAGTANVEFDQQASVMLQVRGNMGTLNITSFDTVTRRISATFSFSGTDTRTGRTVSTTNGSINNLQWFIP